A region of uncultured Carboxylicivirga sp. DNA encodes the following proteins:
- a CDS encoding endonuclease/exonuclease/phosphatase family protein codes for MKIFTSIVILLLFIQCQCSKESSLTVATFNIRYKNQSDSINGNGWFQRAPVICDMIHYNDFDVFGAQEVLHTQLTDMLDRLPEYSFVGVGRDDGKTAGEYAPIFYKRSKLTLKNSGHFWLSETTDKPNRGWDAALPRICTWAQFIITDNNQDFWCFNLHMDHIGVEARKESSKLVLKKIKEMCGTESVILTGDFNVDQSSANYAILANSTILNDAYEISKTRLALNGTFNNFNPNLKTESRIDHIFVSSDISVNQYGILTDTYRTEIPDYKMVTTPNSPQEIKMKEYIARIPSDHFPVRAVITIK; via the coding sequence ATGAAAATATTTACCTCCATAGTTATTCTACTTCTGTTCATTCAATGTCAATGTAGCAAAGAGAGTTCATTAACGGTGGCAACATTTAACATTCGTTACAAAAACCAATCTGATTCAATAAATGGGAATGGATGGTTTCAAAGAGCGCCTGTAATTTGTGACATGATTCATTACAATGATTTTGATGTATTTGGTGCACAGGAAGTATTGCATACTCAACTGACTGATATGCTTGACAGACTGCCAGAGTATTCATTTGTTGGTGTGGGTAGAGACGATGGTAAGACAGCTGGAGAATACGCTCCTATCTTTTACAAGAGAAGCAAGTTAACACTTAAAAATTCGGGTCATTTTTGGTTGTCAGAAACAACCGATAAACCTAACAGAGGATGGGACGCTGCACTTCCCAGAATATGCACATGGGCACAATTTATTATAACAGACAATAATCAAGACTTTTGGTGCTTCAATCTTCATATGGATCATATTGGTGTAGAAGCCCGAAAAGAGAGCTCCAAGCTGGTACTCAAAAAGATAAAAGAAATGTGTGGCACAGAGTCTGTCATTCTTACCGGTGATTTTAATGTTGATCAATCAAGTGCAAACTATGCTATATTAGCCAATTCTACCATACTAAATGATGCTTATGAGATTAGCAAAACCAGATTAGCACTTAACGGCACTTTTAACAATTTCAACCCTAACTTAAAAACTGAAAGCCGAATTGACCACATCTTCGTAAGCTCTGACATATCTGTTAATCAGTATGGTATTTTAACAGACACCTACAGAACAGAAATTCCTGATTATAAGATGGTAACAACACCTAATTCGCCTCAGGAAATAAAAATGAAAGAATATATTGCCCGCATACCTTCCGATCACTTTCCGGTTCGGGCTGTTATTACAATAAAATAA
- a CDS encoding basic secretory protein-like protein yields the protein MALRVLFFLILAQLTHACKEEMINLPALYDQNPETTAIGKKGSNELIILSPLQKKPLSYHIYSSGSDPKHDPYKWTLKGSNNGIDWTVIDERAHQYFCARYQERSYTIQNPKRFDQYLLIAETQNRDTLKIGDIELLSGNTVELWKDFTYPAIQFENKAQNTLGSQQYEELVQNPDNFIRYHAQKVAEILFYTDKDTMNDIQKIAYQLSDYSGISAKSGQPPVVSIVFSTQHIEKSAKKSLFKLNYETRGVLFHELTHAYQFEPSGIGSYSTNKTFWACIEGLADAVRAEAGFFDINKLRKPGGHWLDGYQTTGFFLQWLTTKDPDALKKFHLTVRDLPIWSFDMAMKQVFGPDSGIEVLWNEYQNFLNKN from the coding sequence ATGGCACTAAGAGTCTTATTTTTTCTGATACTTGCTCAATTAACACATGCGTGCAAGGAAGAGATGATTAATTTACCAGCTCTTTATGACCAAAATCCGGAAACAACGGCTATTGGTAAAAAAGGGAGCAACGAGCTGATCATACTATCACCTTTGCAGAAAAAACCTTTGAGTTATCATATCTATTCATCAGGTAGTGATCCAAAGCACGATCCATATAAATGGACCCTTAAAGGCAGTAACAATGGAATTGACTGGACAGTAATAGACGAAAGAGCACATCAATACTTTTGCGCACGATATCAGGAAAGATCCTATACTATACAAAATCCCAAAAGATTTGATCAATACCTTTTAATAGCAGAAACACAAAACAGAGATACACTAAAGATTGGTGACATAGAACTTCTTTCGGGTAATACAGTGGAATTATGGAAGGATTTCACCTATCCTGCAATTCAATTTGAGAACAAAGCTCAAAACACACTTGGTAGTCAGCAATACGAAGAATTGGTTCAAAATCCTGATAATTTCATCCGTTACCATGCTCAAAAAGTAGCAGAAATACTCTTTTATACCGATAAAGATACGATGAACGATATCCAAAAAATAGCTTATCAGTTAAGTGACTATAGCGGAATATCAGCAAAAAGTGGTCAACCACCAGTTGTATCGATTGTATTTAGCACTCAACACATTGAGAAATCAGCTAAAAAATCATTATTTAAACTAAACTATGAAACCAGAGGGGTTCTTTTTCATGAACTAACACATGCTTATCAATTTGAGCCCAGTGGAATAGGCAGTTACTCAACCAACAAAACATTTTGGGCCTGTATCGAAGGACTTGCTGATGCTGTCCGTGCCGAAGCAGGCTTTTTTGATATTAATAAACTTAGAAAACCAGGTGGACATTGGTTAGACGGTTATCAAACCACCGGTTTTTTTCTTCAATGGTTAACCACGAAGGATCCGGATGCACTTAAAAAGTTTCATTTAACAGTGAGAGACTTACCTATTTGGAGTTTTGACATGGCAATGAAACAAGTTTTCGGCCCTGACTCTGGCATTGAAGTTTTATGGAATGAATATCAAAACTTTTTAAATAAGAACTAA
- a CDS encoding response regulator translates to MISFNKINDSLYSIRALVLLFICGFITIAKKTNAEELKLYKAENIDISNKAILCMHQDDNGYLWIGTYDGLNLYNSKNIFVYRFDLQIEKSLCSNIIHKITPAEKDYLWVSTFLGLNKFSITNKEVTESHPECPEAKLICSDNEGNTCVILKDNQIQYYTPESKHFTPIKIDSLVKDDVKTIYSTKYNQFEILLSNGEIIQIELDSKSQKLIDNTTQTLHKYPITYATIAANTLYWIDSNGWIYKRIIETDQTVFISDISSLIQEYGKISQITPFQNDIYIAFISNGVLRLERNNQYKAKEVNMNIGVFSLLSDIRQNILWIGTDGQGVQMYYDKPENFQDITLNQLPFNLQKPIRTIYTENNNMWIGTKGEGVVFINNYNEFSDNQIPPNQVKSYTISNGLSSNLVFSITKSIYRDILWIGTEGPGLSYYSFDKKRVITPQNDANFEIQKVHSICETDDQTLWAATAGVGLQKIQYHNANNELIIDSVKNFSFNKNGRVCNEFHAIKYIGNSTLLIGSRGGYGLIKFNINTSEYSFIPMNSADYSAIGDVLSVYQSKDSIFYIGASSGLTKMQLLPNNQTRLIKQFDRKDGLVNDMIHGILEDTDGCIWLSTNKGLTKYNPRNDYFHNYVQDLKVTEFSDDAYFQDPDSKKLFFGGIDGLIWIDPHDFNHINTSPNLNFFDLKFAGEKVRWTDHFDSESNEITIPATVNAFSVSFVTVDNYSADNYEYSFMMEGFDTAWINLQKNNEVQFGRLPAGEYKLHIKYNNDVFNSEFNESSILIKILPPWYLTKYMKVSYTLLGILIIILFLKYLNARSSQKQKALTQKIEEEQREKLLESKLNFFTNITHELCTPLTLINGLTDQIDTHSDKNQNLRKLTSVLKSNVTNLNDLIQEILDFRRIEDTGFDMHHITSVCISDLIKDVSELFSQQIKDNNINFKVNYQDSLYWHTDSAFLKKILNNLISNAFKYSENGATIEVEAKIQDDQLILRVYNTGKGIEESQIPKLFNRFKILNDSNQQTNISTASRNGLGLSICKSLVTSLKGTIDVKSKVGEYAEFTISLPNQTDQNAESDIETDQVNKNLLLTSNNTQQTILLVDDNKDITWLISRNLSEEYNILEASSAIQALQIIKEKTPDLIITDIVMPGISGLDFVKEIKSGSYTKHIPVIIVSAKITNNEQSEGYDIGADAYLTKPFSPQLLVSIVNRLLKNKMELREYYKSSKSTYEVTDGKLIHSEDQAILKKVITIINENIESEELKPGFIADKLNMNVRSFYRYFKNVSTLSPSDFIKDFRLKHAAKLLLTTKLSVQEVIYKTGFSNKSYFYREFNKKFNMTPKEYRQKEQMSDLE, encoded by the coding sequence ATGATCAGTTTTAATAAAATAAACGATTCCTTATACAGCATTAGAGCTTTAGTTCTATTGTTCATCTGCGGATTTATAACAATTGCAAAAAAAACCAATGCCGAAGAACTAAAGCTATATAAAGCCGAAAATATCGATATTTCAAATAAGGCTATATTATGCATGCATCAGGATGATAACGGATACCTTTGGATTGGAACTTACGACGGTTTAAACCTTTATAACAGCAAAAACATATTCGTTTATCGATTTGATTTACAGATTGAAAAATCACTATGCAGTAATATAATTCACAAAATAACACCGGCCGAAAAAGACTATCTTTGGGTATCAACTTTTCTAGGATTAAATAAATTCTCAATAACAAACAAAGAAGTAACAGAATCTCACCCTGAATGCCCTGAAGCTAAACTTATATGTAGTGACAATGAAGGAAATACATGTGTTATTTTAAAAGACAATCAAATACAATATTACACCCCTGAAAGCAAACATTTTACACCTATTAAAATTGACAGTCTTGTTAAAGATGATGTTAAAACAATTTATAGTACAAAATATAATCAGTTTGAGATTTTATTAAGCAACGGAGAAATAATTCAAATTGAATTAGACAGTAAATCCCAAAAATTAATAGACAATACCACTCAAACGTTACACAAATATCCTATTACATATGCTACTATCGCAGCTAATACACTTTATTGGATAGACTCCAATGGATGGATTTACAAAAGAATTATTGAAACTGACCAAACAGTTTTTATTTCTGATATCAGTTCCTTAATTCAGGAATACGGTAAAATCTCACAGATAACTCCTTTTCAAAACGATATTTACATAGCTTTCATTAGTAATGGTGTACTAAGATTAGAAAGAAATAATCAGTACAAAGCCAAAGAGGTAAATATGAATATTGGCGTTTTTTCACTCTTAAGTGATATACGTCAGAATATTTTATGGATTGGAACCGACGGACAAGGGGTTCAAATGTATTACGATAAACCAGAAAATTTTCAAGATATTACTCTCAACCAACTCCCTTTTAATTTGCAAAAACCAATCAGAACGATTTACACTGAAAACAATAACATGTGGATTGGAACCAAAGGAGAAGGAGTCGTATTTATAAACAATTACAATGAGTTCAGCGACAACCAAATCCCGCCTAACCAGGTAAAATCATATACCATTAGCAATGGGCTCTCCAGCAACCTGGTGTTTTCAATAACGAAAAGTATTTACAGAGATATTTTATGGATAGGAACTGAAGGCCCCGGGCTTTCGTATTACTCATTTGATAAAAAACGAGTAATTACACCTCAAAACGATGCCAACTTTGAAATACAAAAGGTTCACTCCATTTGCGAAACAGACGATCAAACATTATGGGCAGCTACAGCAGGTGTAGGACTACAGAAAATACAATATCACAATGCTAATAATGAACTAATTATAGACTCTGTTAAAAATTTCTCTTTCAACAAAAACGGAAGGGTTTGCAATGAATTTCATGCCATTAAATACATTGGCAATTCAACTCTGTTAATAGGAAGTCGAGGAGGCTATGGCCTGATTAAATTCAATATTAACACATCAGAATATAGCTTTATTCCAATGAATAGTGCCGACTACTCAGCAATTGGTGATGTTCTGTCGGTTTATCAAAGTAAGGATTCGATCTTCTATATTGGAGCCAGTTCCGGCTTAACAAAAATGCAACTTCTACCCAATAATCAAACGCGTCTTATCAAGCAGTTCGATCGAAAGGATGGACTAGTAAACGATATGATTCATGGCATATTAGAAGATACGGATGGTTGTATCTGGCTAAGCACCAACAAAGGCTTAACTAAATATAATCCACGTAACGATTATTTCCACAATTATGTGCAGGATTTGAAAGTAACAGAGTTTTCTGACGATGCTTACTTCCAGGATCCTGATTCAAAAAAACTATTTTTCGGCGGAATAGACGGCTTAATATGGATAGATCCTCATGACTTTAACCACATCAACACTTCTCCCAATCTAAATTTCTTTGACCTAAAATTTGCGGGTGAAAAAGTGAGATGGACAGACCATTTTGATTCTGAATCGAATGAAATCACAATACCTGCAACTGTAAATGCATTTTCAGTTTCATTCGTCACTGTAGACAATTACAGCGCTGACAACTACGAATATTCATTTATGATGGAAGGTTTTGACACAGCCTGGATCAATCTGCAAAAAAACAATGAAGTTCAATTTGGAAGATTGCCTGCGGGCGAATACAAGCTTCATATTAAATACAATAATGATGTTTTCAACTCCGAATTCAACGAAAGTTCTATTCTAATTAAAATACTGCCCCCATGGTATCTTACTAAATACATGAAGGTGAGCTATACCCTTTTGGGCATCCTGATAATTATCTTATTTCTCAAGTACCTTAATGCAAGATCAAGCCAAAAGCAAAAAGCTTTAACACAAAAAATTGAAGAAGAACAACGTGAGAAGTTACTTGAATCAAAGCTTAATTTCTTCACCAATATCACACATGAATTATGTACACCACTTACTTTAATAAATGGTTTAACAGATCAAATTGATACGCATTCCGATAAAAATCAAAACCTCAGAAAGCTAACATCAGTGCTTAAAAGCAACGTTACTAATCTGAATGATTTGATACAGGAGATACTGGACTTTAGAAGAATTGAAGATACTGGTTTTGATATGCATCATATAACCTCTGTTTGCATTAGTGATTTAATTAAAGACGTATCTGAATTATTTTCACAACAGATAAAAGACAACAATATTAATTTCAAAGTCAATTATCAAGATTCACTTTATTGGCATACCGATTCAGCTTTCTTAAAGAAGATATTAAACAATCTAATTTCCAATGCTTTTAAATATTCCGAAAATGGTGCAACCATTGAGGTGGAAGCCAAAATTCAAGACGACCAATTAATATTAAGAGTTTACAATACAGGTAAAGGAATTGAGGAATCACAAATTCCTAAGTTGTTTAACAGGTTTAAAATTTTAAACGACTCTAATCAACAGACAAACATTTCAACTGCCTCCCGTAACGGACTGGGATTATCAATTTGCAAAAGTCTTGTTACCTCTTTAAAAGGTACTATTGATGTAAAAAGTAAGGTTGGTGAATATGCCGAATTCACGATTTCTTTGCCAAATCAAACAGATCAGAATGCCGAATCAGACATAGAAACTGACCAAGTAAACAAAAACCTGTTATTAACAAGTAATAATACGCAACAGACCATTTTATTGGTTGATGATAACAAAGACATTACCTGGTTAATAAGCCGGAATTTATCGGAAGAATATAATATTCTGGAGGCCAGCAGTGCCATTCAGGCTTTACAAATAATCAAGGAAAAAACACCTGATTTAATCATAACAGACATTGTGATGCCGGGAATTTCGGGCCTTGACTTTGTAAAAGAAATTAAAAGTGGCAGTTACACCAAACACATTCCTGTAATTATTGTATCTGCGAAGATTACCAACAACGAACAATCGGAAGGATATGACATTGGCGCAGATGCCTATCTCACAAAACCTTTCTCACCACAACTTTTGGTTTCAATCGTTAATCGATTGCTCAAGAATAAAATGGAACTCAGAGAGTATTATAAATCTTCGAAAAGCACCTATGAAGTAACGGATGGAAAACTAATACATTCTGAAGATCAAGCCATTTTAAAGAAGGTGATTACAATTATTAATGAGAATATTGAAAGTGAGGAGCTGAAACCCGGATTTATTGCCGATAAATTAAACATGAACGTTAGAAGTTTTTATCGTTATTTTAAAAACGTTTCAACTCTTTCTCCAAGTGATTTTATTAAAGATTTCAGATTAAAACATGCTGCAAAATTATTACTGACCACAAAGCTATCTGTTCAGGAGGTCATTTATAAAACAGGTTTTTCAAACAAGTCATATTTCTATCGCGAGTTCAATAAAAAGTTTAATATGACACCAAAAGAGTATCGACAAAAAGAACAGATGAGCGACTTAGAATAA